The DNA sequence ccagggtcaggtacagggttagatacagagtaaagctccctctacactgtcccatcaaacactcccagggtcaggtacagggttagatacagagtaaagctccctcgacactgtcccgtcaaacactcccagggtcaggtacagggttagatacagagtaaagctccctctacactgtcccatcaaacactcccaggagcaggtacagggttagatacagagtaaagctccctctacactgtcccatcaaacactcccagggcaggtacagggttagatacagagtaaagctccctctgcactgtcccatcaaacactcccagggtcaggtagagggttagatacagagtaaagctccctctacactgtcccgtcaaacactcccagggcaggtacagggttagatacagagtaaagctccctctacactgtcccgtcaaacactcccagggttagatacagagtaaagctccctctacactgtcccatcaaacactcccagggtcaggtacagggttagatacagagtaaagctccctctacactgtcccatcaaacactcccagggtcaggtacagggttagatacagagtaaagctccctctacaccgtcccgtcaaacactcccagggcaggtacagggttagatacagagtaaagctccctctacactgtcccatcaaacactcccagggtcaggtacagggttagatacagagtaaagctccctctccactctgCCTTGACCTCAGCATGACACTTTGCGTTTCCGAGACTCTGATCAAGGTGGAGAATTCTCGGGGCCTGGTGTAGTTATATAAATACCACTGGGAGCACAGTGCCCACCCGGCCCTGCCCCTGTCTGACTCTTGCTGCGAGCAGCAGGCAGTTTGGTTTGGGTGTGTGTTTTGACTGGAAAGCCTCTTCACCTCCCTGTAAACAGAGTGAACAGACAGGGCGGTCAGTGAATCTGACCCAGTCTGCACAGTACGGCCCCTGTCTGAGCTCCCACCTGCGGGGCTGCGTCAAAGGGGCTGTTTTCTGCTGCCTCGTCCCCACAGGGGAAACACTGAGACCTTCTGTCCGATGGACAAGTGGAAACCGTCATCAGCAAGGTTTCCCCGCtggcctcgctctctgtctgtgtccgtcTGTCCGTCCTTCCACTCTGACCCTCCCCGACCTTTCCTcgcccaccctcactgacccttgCACTCCGACCCTTCCTCTCCGACCTATCGGCCGGATTGGCCATGCTCCCCACGGCCAAATATCTCGCCAACGCTCACCGCGGACAATTGGGGCTCTGCCGCGATGCCTCTCCTGTGGGAATGTCTCGGCGAGCCTGTCTTGGCTCGATCAGGGGGGAGGTGTTGAGGGGTTGGGGGAGGAAATCAGTgggaatcagtgccttcaggagagggagggagggagagagagagggagagagagaaggggggagagagagaggggaagagggagagggagaagggaagggggagaggggggggagagagagagagagggagagagagaaggggggagggagagagagagaggggaaggggagagggggggagagagagagagggagagagagaaggggggagggagagagagagaggggaagggggagagggggggagagagagaggggggggaagagagaaagggggggagaaagagagaggggagagagagagagggggagggtggagagggagagagagagggaggggggagggggagggagagagagagatggggggtgagagagaggagagagagaagagggggggtgagagagaggagagagagaagagggggggaggagagagggggagacagagaggggggagggagagagagaggagagacagagagggggagggagagagagaggagagacagagagggggagggatagagagagagagggggagagagagagagagagaggggggagggagagagagaggagagacagagagggggagggatagagagagagagggggagagagagaggggggagagagatagatggagagagagggagggagagagacaggggggtgagggagagagagagagagggggggtgagggagagagtgaggtgggggagagggagagagataattaAAATTCCCTCTTttcttttttaacaaaaaaacttTAACCAGTTCTccaaaactggagtattgggtccaattctgggcaccgcactttaggaaggatgtcaaggccttggagagggtgcagaggagatttactagaatggttccagggatgaggggcttcagtgatgtggagagactggagaaactggggttgttctcctgagagcagagaaggttaaggggagatttgatcgaggggttcaaaatcaggaagggttttgagagagtcaatcaggagagactgtttccagggggcaggagggtcggtgaccagaggacacggatttaaggcgatcggggaaagagccagaggggggagatgaggaaacatttttttacgcagcgagttgtgatgatctggaattcactgcctgaaagggcggtgggagcagattcaataataactttcaaaaggggaattgaaggggaaaaaatttgcagggatacgggggaaagagcagggggagagtgggactaattggatggatttttcaaagagccagcacaggcacgatgggcagaatggcctcctttctgCGCTGCGTGATTCCACCGAAAGAATTATTTGTCCTGGATCCCAGACGGTTAACAAGACGCGGAGAAAACTGAGGTCTTGGGCCAAGCCGGCAAATCaaatgtttatttatttatttttcaactttttttttttggaaaacttTTCCAATTATTTTCTTTGGGAGAGGACGTATCGGTTACACATCCTGAGTTAGCAAGCTGGGATCTTGGGGAAACTCCCAGTACTTACAGTGGGTCAATAGAAGCTTCTGGAAAGTGGCGTCAGGTGgaaagaggaggtgagagagagagagagagagcgagagagacggaggagaTAAAAAGGCAAGGGGGGCCCGAGAAGCCCCCTAAGTCAGGACTCGGCAGCTGAGGAGAGTGAATCAGACGAGTCTCTGCGACTGTCCAGCCATGAACCTgaggctccttctcctgctggcCCTCATGGCTCAGGTCATCACCTGCGGTCCGACCGCGCGGAAAGAGagcgaggaagaggaggaggacgagtcCGAATCtgaagaggaagaagaagaagaagaagaagaaggagaagaggaggaggaaggagcggagggaaaagaggaggaggaaggagcggagggaaaagaggaggaggaaggagcagagggagaaggaAAGGAACAGGGGCCAGAACAGGAACAAAAAGCAAACGTAACCACAACATTGGTTGGACAATTGGAGGTCTCCGCACCATCAATTGGACAATTGGAGGTCTCCGCACCATTGGCTGGACAATTGGAGGTCTCCGCACCATTGGCTGGACAATTGGAGGTCTCCGCACCATTGGCTGGACAATTGGAGGTCTCCACACCATTGGCTGGACAATTGGAGGTCTCCGCACCATTGGCTGGACAATTGGAAGTCTCCGCACCATCAATTGGACAATCGGAGGTCTCCGCACCATTGGCTGGCCAACCGGAGGTCTCCGCACCATTGGCTGCACAATCGGAGATCTACGTCCCATCAATTGGACAACTGAAGGTCCTTTCACTACCGGCTCGACTTCCAGCGATCTCTGCACCACCAGCCGGGCAATCGAAGATCTCTGCACCACCAGCCGAGCAAACCCGAGGCTCCCCCCCGGTTGAAGGGTTCCGTTCTCAGCTTGAAAATGCACTGAATGAACTTGGTAagtgagagacagaaggagagaaagaccgaggcagagatagagagagagagagagagagagatagagagagagagagagacagacagacagagagcgagagacagagagagagagagagagagacagagatagagagagagacagagacagagagagagagacagagagagagatagagagacagacagacagagagagacagacagagagagagagacagacagagagagatagaaagagacagagacagagagagaaacaaagagaggcagtgagagagatagagatatatagAGATACACAGAGCGATATAGTGATATACATATTGAGTTACAGAGACCGAGATGGAGAGATGTTCAGAGATACAAAAAGGTATAAAGAGGTAaacagagagatacagggagatatacagagggatatagagagaggtgtatagagagagagatagagagatatagagagagagatagagagatatagagagagagatagagagatatagagagagagatagagagatatagagagagagatagagagatatagagagagagatagagagatatatagagagagatagagagatatagagagagagatagagagatatagagagaggtatagagagagagagatagagatactgagagagagagagagaaatagagagaggtatacagagagagagatagagatatatagagagagatatatagagagagatatatactGAAAGATATactgagagatatagagagagatatatagagagagagatatagagagagagatatagagagagagactgagagagagatatagagagagagaaatagagagatagagatagagagatagagagcgagagatagagagcgagagatagagagagagatacagagagatatagagagagatagactgagaGATAGACtgagagatatatatagagagagagatagagagatatactgagagatatagagagagagatatacagagagatatatactgagatatatatatatatatatatatatataaatcatgtctcacaaatttgattgagttttttgaaggggtaaccaagaagatagatgagggctgtgcagtagacgtggtctacatggactttagcaaagcatttgacaaggtaccgcatggtaggttgttacataaggttaaatctcatgggatccaaggtgaggtagccaattggatacaaaattggattgacggcagaagacagagggtggttgtagagggttgtttttcaaactggaggcctgtgaccagcggtgtgcctcagggatcggtgctgggtccgctgttatttgttatttatattaatgatttggatgagaatttaggaggcatggttagtaagtttgcagatgacaccaagattggtggcattgtggacagtgaagaaggttatctaggattgcaacgggatcttgataaattgggccagtgggccgatgaatggcagatggagtttaatttagataaatgtgaggtgatgcattttggaagatcaaatcgggccaggacctactccgttaatggtagggcgttggggagagttatagaacaaagagatccaggagtacaggttcatagctccttgaaagtggagtcacaggtggatagggtggtgaagaaggcattcagcatgcttggtttcattggtcagaacattgaatacaggagttgactCTCTGAGtcaggtataaactgggcgacatggacatgttgggccgaagggcctgtttccatgttgtaaacttctatgattctatgatatatatagaaatagagagatatggagagagatagggagagagatatatatatatagagagatatagagagagagatatatatagagagagagatagagagagagagagatatagagagagagagagatatactgaGAGATATACTGAGAGATatagagaaagagataaagatagagatatacagagagatatagagagctagagagagggatatagagagagatatatagagagagatatagagagagatagagatagagatatagagagagagagagagatatagagagagagatatagagagagatatatatagagagagagatatagagatatacagagagagatagaaagagagagatagagagagagagatagagagagagatatagagagagagatatagagagagagatatagagagagatatagagagagagatatagagagagatagagatatacagagagagatatagagagacatatagagagagatatatagagagagatagagagagatatagagagagatagatatggagagagatatagagagagagatatagagagagagagagatagagagatatggagagagagagagatagagagatatggagagagatatatagagagagagatagagagatatagagagagatatagagagatatggagagagagagagagatatggagagagatatggagagagaaatggagagattcCTGAGAAACACACAGATAAGCagaaagaaggaagtggagggagagtcagagtgagggggACACGGAGGTAACTCGGGGCAGAGGGAGTTTTCCACCAAGATATTAGCGATCGATCTTTGACCATTTCCATGTCTGGGGCAGTGAGGTAAACTTTCCTCCACTTCCTGGCAGCGGGGAGAGGTTTAATGTTATTTCTCCCTGTTTGTTTTTCCGCACGGCTGCTCTCAATGTGTAAACACAGGAAACAGagtgaggtacaggagagggaggaggctgtgagagagagagagagagagagggcagaggggaCACTCAGGGAGTGCGAGGCAGAGCAAGAGACAAGAACAGGGAGGGATAGGGAACTGAGTGATCGGGACCAGGGGAGGGATCGGggcctctgttactctctccccctctctgttactctctccccctatctgttactctctctccctgactctgttactctctccctgactctgttactctctccctctctgttactctctctccctgactctattactctctctccttgactctgttactctctccccctctctgttactctctctccctctctgttactctctctccctgactctgttactctctctccctctgtgttactctccctccctgactctattactctctctctatgactctgttactctctctccctctctgtaactctccctctctgactttattactctctccctctgactttattactctctctctctgactctgttactctctttccctctctgttactctctcccactctctgttactctctctccctgactctgttactctctctccctctgtgttactctccctctctgagtctgttactctctccctctcttaacTCTCCCTCCTTGACTCTagtactctctctccctgactccattactctctttccctctctgctACTATCTCCCTGATgcagttactctctctccctctgtgttactCACCCTCCCTGACTCtattactctctctccctggtcctattactctctctccctgacacggttactctctccctctctgttactctctctccctgacattgttactctctccctctctgttactctctctccctgactctgttactctctctccctctctgtaactctccctccctgactctattactctctctctgctctgttactctctctccctctctgtaactctccctccctgactctattactctctctctgctctgttactctttccctctctgttattctctctctccttgaCTCGATTACtctttctccctgactctgttactctctttccctctctgttgctctctccctgttactctctctctgactctgttactctctccctgactctgttactctctttccctctctgttactctccctccctgactctgttactctctctacctctctgttactcactctccctgattctgatactctctccctgactctgttactctctctcccactctgttactctctctctccctgaatctctattactctctctccctctctgttactctccctgaatctctgttactctcccttactcactgtttctctctctccctgattctctgctactctctctccctctctgttacatTCCCTGagcctctgttgctctctctccctctctgttacaCTATCTGACTCCCTGTTACTCTCTATCCCTACCTGttactctccctgactctctctccctgactctctgttactctctcttcctaactctgtcactctccctccctctttgctACATACCCTGACTCTCTACtactgtctctcctgctctgatacacaccctgactccctgttagcctctctccctctctgttactctccctgagtctctgttactctctctccctgattctctgttactctctctccctctctgttactctccctctctgttacactccctgactctctgttactctctctccctctctgttactcactgttcctctctgttactctccctctctgttacactccctgactctctgttactctctctccctctctgttactcactgttcctctctgttactctccctctctgttacactccctgactctctgttactctctctccctgattctctgctactctccctccctcgctgtttctctctctccctctctgttactctccctctctgttacactccctgactctctgttactctctctccctgattctctgctactctctctccctcgctgtttctctctctccctctctgttacactccctgactctctgtttctctctctccctctctgttactctctctccctctctgttactctctctcccac is a window from the Heptranchias perlo isolate sHepPer1 unplaced genomic scaffold, sHepPer1.hap1 HAP1_SCAFFOLD_1176, whole genome shotgun sequence genome containing:
- the clec11a gene encoding involucrin gives rise to the protein MNLRLLLLLALMAQVITCGPTARKESEEEEEDESESEEEEEEEEEEGEEEEEGAEGKEEEEGAEGKEEEEGAEGEGKEQGPEQEQKANVTTTLVGQLEVSAPSIGQLEVSAPLAGQLEVSAPLAGQLEVSAPLAGQLEVSTPLAGQLEVSAPLAGQLEVSAPSIGQSEVSAPLAGQPEVSAPLAAQSEIYVPSIGQLKVLSLPARLPAISAPPAGQSKISAPPAEQTRGSPPVEGFRSQLENALNELEFRVAQQQLTIQQLNARQHSIEAVVTVYSNHFSGLSERLGQLQTAVNNISDATFTNRKGIGELRGCAKGRRVNAKCFLGVRSFHSFEESGRLCRGRGGRLAAPRDPVELEALASYAKAFFAPGNWPAWIGVSDRQAEGLYLFEDGQRVTRPDWYRDARLGQPNGGTGENCVSLSTLDGKWWDKDCSQRMYYVCEYDY